The Acidobacteriota bacterium genome includes a region encoding these proteins:
- a CDS encoding class I SAM-dependent methyltransferase: MSEAVQTRRSTLEPQETAQPEPEESRISAMGEVAREIFGDDPAAVRRWVEYWSQSRKRNQALLDAFAPLALLDFQGKRVLDIGCGAGGMAELIGPRCRLYAGGDYHHHVLKFSPQVDNSSFMQCSGLDLPFACGSFDFIFAFDVIEHLPGGPRWHLRFLQEMRRVLSPTGMLLLTTPNLLYPREGHTGLYFPQYLPLALADRYIAWRNPAFLREHHSFAEIQLLTPGRLRRCLKQSGLAFLHDLPCGLDRSDYRKLFPWRGWLTRLGLGWYPHAEFWGLIVRREMRAKLRTKLRHQWYYEQHQPSGQEERDFGPIIDFEQGGGSRQIGAGWYWHERDKKGFRWTSKSATCFLQSPGGLPYLQVHGYSPRSNRLEAVVDGTLVGVHLIDEGEEFRLQYLMPEEEAQLREVEIRCSRTFRSQDDQDDRDLGVMIFSLGMAGQLQS; the protein is encoded by the coding sequence ATGTCGGAGGCGGTGCAGACACGTAGATCTACCCTTGAGCCGCAGGAAACGGCTCAGCCAGAGCCTGAGGAATCGCGGATCAGCGCCATGGGCGAAGTGGCGCGGGAGATCTTCGGGGACGACCCGGCGGCCGTCCGCCGCTGGGTCGAGTACTGGTCACAAAGCCGCAAGCGCAATCAGGCGCTGCTCGACGCTTTTGCTCCTTTGGCCCTGCTCGACTTCCAGGGCAAGAGGGTGCTCGACATCGGGTGCGGTGCGGGGGGGATGGCCGAACTGATCGGCCCCCGATGCCGTCTCTATGCCGGCGGCGACTACCATCACCACGTGCTCAAGTTTTCGCCCCAGGTCGACAACAGCTCCTTCATGCAGTGCAGCGGACTGGATTTGCCTTTCGCTTGCGGCAGCTTCGACTTCATCTTCGCCTTCGACGTCATCGAGCACCTGCCGGGCGGTCCCCGCTGGCACCTGCGCTTCCTGCAGGAGATGCGGCGCGTACTCAGTCCCACCGGGATGCTGCTTTTGACCACGCCCAACCTGCTCTATCCGCGCGAGGGCCACACCGGACTCTATTTCCCGCAGTACCTGCCTTTGGCCTTGGCCGACCGCTACATCGCCTGGCGCAATCCCGCCTTTTTGAGGGAGCACCATTCCTTCGCCGAAATCCAACTGCTGACTCCCGGCCGCTTGCGCCGCTGCCTGAAGCAAAGCGGACTGGCCTTTCTGCACGACCTGCCCTGCGGACTGGACCGCAGCGATTACCGCAAGCTCTTTCCTTGGCGCGGGTGGCTCACCCGGCTGGGGCTGGGCTGGTATCCGCATGCCGAGTTCTGGGGACTGATCGTGCGCCGCGAGATGCGTGCCAAGCTGCGCACCAAGCTGCGTCATCAGTGGTACTACGAGCAGCACCAGCCTTCCGGCCAGGAGGAGCGCGATTTCGGTCCCATCATCGACTTCGAGCAAGGAGGGGGCTCGCGTCAGATCGGAGCGGGCTGGTATTGGCACGAACGCGACAAGAAAGGGTTCCGCTGGACTTCCAAGTCAGCCACCTGCTTTCTACAGAGCCCCGGCGGACTGCCCTATCTGCAAGTGCACGGTTACTCGCCCCGCAGCAACCGGCTGGAGGCTGTCGTCGACGGGACCCTGGTGGGAGTCCATCTCATCGATGAAGGCGAAGAGTTCCGGCTTCAATACCTGATGCCCGAGGAAGAGGCGCAGCTCAGAGAAGTCGAGATCCGCTGCAGCCGCACCTTCCGGTCCCAGGACGATCAGGACGACCGCGATTTGGGCGTCATGATCTTCTCTCTCGGCATGGCCGGGCAGTTGCAGTCCTAG
- a CDS encoding GWxTD domain-containing protein — translation MMTRILLLITLFSLALPAQERRREEAEDYYRKWLEQDVAYIITDEERAVFENLTTEDEKERFVEQFWLRRDSDPATAFNEFKEEHYRRIAYANDHFSVGVPGWKSDRGRVYIIHGEPDSIEHHDQGEQYYRPASEGGGVTATYAWQSWYYRNLDGVGDGVTIEFVDRTMSGHYELARDAMDKDATLWIPGLGLTESERLGGGTKSERIGTRTMANEAARRTGDPLRIFTRNDDLFERLRRYTMIQAAPDIRFTDLERMVDSRVSYNQLDFQVRIDRIRITSQDYLAPATYFFPTQEFAPKSSVEGALERARLNVYGRVEGLDQRTVYAFDEVVNLNLVEDARRGYSVFQRNLPLKPGRYKLVSVVKDINSEKVGLLETGIHIPQPPSEPELEMSPLILADHVGPAGDQEFISDPFVLSSVKVYPSRNGTYRRGAPLGFYFEVYNVAADQQTLEPWLQMDLKVEREGEEIPLPFSNLERLLHRYSDRFFAGSMLSTQPLKAGHYRLTVSITDRIAATTVQRSATFTIVDSPAADSGH, via the coding sequence CTTCTTCTAATCACCCTTTTCAGCTTGGCCTTGCCGGCCCAGGAGCGCCGCCGGGAAGAAGCCGAGGATTATTACCGCAAGTGGCTCGAGCAAGACGTGGCCTACATCATCACAGACGAAGAACGGGCCGTCTTCGAGAATCTCACTACCGAGGACGAAAAAGAGCGTTTCGTGGAACAGTTCTGGTTGCGGCGCGACAGCGATCCTGCCACCGCCTTCAACGAGTTCAAGGAGGAGCACTACCGCCGCATCGCCTACGCCAACGATCACTTTTCAGTGGGAGTCCCGGGATGGAAATCTGACCGGGGACGCGTCTACATCATCCACGGCGAGCCCGACAGCATCGAACACCATGACCAGGGCGAGCAGTACTACCGTCCCGCCAGCGAAGGCGGAGGCGTGACGGCTACCTATGCCTGGCAGTCCTGGTATTACCGCAACTTGGACGGCGTGGGCGACGGGGTGACCATCGAGTTCGTCGACCGCACCATGAGCGGACACTACGAACTGGCCCGCGACGCCATGGACAAGGACGCCACCTTGTGGATTCCCGGCCTGGGATTGACCGAGTCGGAACGGCTGGGCGGCGGCACCAAGTCGGAGCGCATCGGCACCCGCACCATGGCCAACGAGGCGGCCCGGCGCACGGGCGATCCGCTGCGCATCTTCACGCGCAACGACGACCTCTTCGAACGCCTGCGCCGATACACCATGATCCAGGCGGCGCCCGACATCCGCTTCACCGATCTGGAGCGCATGGTGGACAGCCGCGTCTCCTACAACCAGCTCGATTTCCAGGTGCGCATCGACCGCATCCGCATCACCTCGCAGGACTACCTGGCCCCGGCCACCTACTTCTTCCCGACTCAGGAGTTCGCTCCCAAGTCCAGCGTCGAAGGAGCCCTGGAACGGGCCCGCCTCAATGTTTACGGGCGAGTGGAAGGGCTCGACCAGAGGACCGTCTACGCCTTCGACGAAGTGGTCAATCTCAACCTGGTCGAGGACGCCCGGCGCGGCTACTCGGTCTTTCAGCGCAACCTGCCCCTCAAGCCGGGCCGCTACAAGCTGGTCTCCGTGGTCAAGGACATCAACAGCGAGAAGGTGGGACTGCTGGAAACCGGCATTCACATTCCTCAGCCCCCATCCGAGCCCGAGTTGGAAATGTCTCCCCTCATCCTGGCTGATCATGTGGGGCCGGCCGGCGACCAGGAATTCATCTCCGATCCCTTCGTACTCTCTTCGGTCAAGGTCTACCCCAGCCGCAACGGCACCTACCGGCGAGGCGCGCCGCTGGGTTTTTACTTCGAGGTTTACAACGTCGCGGCCGACCAGCAGACGCTTGAGCCTTGGCTGCAGATGGACCTGAAAGTCGAGCGCGAAGGAGAGGAGATACCGCTGCCTTTCAGCAACCTGGAGCGCCTTTTGCACCGCTACTCCGACCGCTTCTTCGCCGGATCGATGCTCTCCACTCAGCCGCTGAAAGCGGGCCACTACCGCCTCACCGTTTCCATCACCGACCGCATCGCGGCCACCACGGTCCAGCGGTCGGCTACCTTCACCATCGTGGACAGCCCGGCTGCAGACTCGGGCCACTAG
- a CDS encoding PIG-L deacetylase family protein: MACLLYSYAHPDDESFLVAGTSCRYAAEGVSIVLATATLGQKGKVGEPAICTRQELPEVRRGELEEACALLDIGHLEVFGYQDKHLSEAPAEEMRERLTRLIRRWRPEVVCTFDPHGLNQHPDHVAISRFTSDAVAAAADLRYRIDLGAPHQVQRLLWTPFEAPWDFPAPEPPWPRRPGADFILDIRPHSQRKAAALKAHRTQWPSIQRCFFPQDEDGTRLQSEVFRQAWGPEIGERPCDDLFAGIR, from the coding sequence ATGGCCTGCTTGCTCTATTCCTACGCTCATCCTGACGACGAAAGTTTCCTGGTGGCCGGAACCTCCTGCCGCTATGCTGCCGAAGGGGTCTCCATCGTGCTGGCCACGGCCACCCTGGGGCAGAAGGGGAAAGTGGGCGAACCCGCCATCTGCACCCGCCAAGAACTGCCCGAGGTACGGCGGGGCGAGTTGGAAGAGGCCTGCGCTTTACTCGACATCGGGCATTTGGAGGTCTTCGGCTACCAGGACAAGCACCTGAGCGAGGCGCCCGCCGAGGAGATGCGGGAGCGGCTCACCCGCCTGATCAGGCGTTGGCGGCCCGAGGTGGTCTGCACTTTCGATCCCCACGGACTCAACCAGCACCCCGATCACGTGGCCATCAGCCGCTTTACTTCCGATGCCGTTGCCGCCGCCGCCGATCTCCGTTACCGCATCGACCTGGGCGCCCCTCATCAGGTGCAGCGCTTGCTCTGGACCCCTTTCGAGGCCCCTTGGGACTTTCCCGCCCCCGAACCGCCATGGCCCCGACGCCCCGGCGCCGATTTCATCCTCGACATCCGTCCCCACTCCCAGCGTAAGGCGGCAGCCCTCAAGGCCCATCGCACCCAGTGGCCTTCCATCCAGCGCTGTTTCTTTCCCCAGGACGAAGATGGCACGCGTCTTCAGAGCGAGGTCTTCCGTCAAGCCTGGGGACCCGAGATCGGAGAGCGTCCCTGCGATGACCTCTTCGCCGGCATCCGTTAG
- a CDS encoding zinc ribbon domain-containing protein — MPLYEFQCKDCHQTLEVIQRVSDPPPQECPQCGGTMTKLLSAPAIRFKGEGWYITDYSSKGKEPKKEDKDSKDKDSKGKDTKSKSEGKTESKTESKGEGKASKESKKSSS; from the coding sequence ATGCCTTTGTACGAATTTCAGTGCAAGGATTGTCATCAGACGCTGGAAGTCATTCAAAGAGTCTCTGACCCGCCCCCTCAGGAGTGCCCCCAATGCGGAGGGACCATGACCAAGTTGCTGTCAGCCCCGGCGATTCGGTTCAAGGGAGAGGGCTGGTATATCACCGACTACTCCAGCAAGGGCAAGGAGCCCAAGAAGGAAGATAAAGACTCCAAGGACAAAGACTCGAAGGGAAAGGACACCAAGTCAAAAAGCGAGGGCAAAACCGAGAGCAAGACGGAAAGCAAGGGCGAGGGCAAAGCTTCCAAGGAAAGCAAGAAGTCCTCTTCCTAA